A genomic window from Cloacibacillus evryensis DSM 19522 includes:
- the mraY gene encoding phospho-N-acetylmuramoyl-pentapeptide-transferase, translating to MFIEFTAILFFAFALEIFLQGRWISVMHSLKIEQVTKLYGPSWHEKTKMGTPTMGGIVFIPVLLLAVPLIVMMDAEFSPLYAAQVVSYPVLAAAVGFVDDWLKYSRHSSDGLKSLQKLALQVAVTLPWALWVSQPPFFIFPGLEVSHISYVALVTFIGVGLQNAVNVTDGLDGLAAGCALISFMCALSFIDGGPTMMLVIAAACGICLGFLWHNTNPASVFMGDVGAHFLAGLLLSICLNSGVVIFVVPLGFFFGVEILSVTIQIIAIRCFHRKVFKMSPIHHHFEMSGWKETQIVTRFWVMHIIGICVLMSLLFYFALRNF from the coding sequence ATGTTCATTGAATTCACAGCCATCCTATTCTTTGCCTTTGCCCTGGAGATATTCCTCCAGGGCAGGTGGATCAGCGTCATGCACAGCCTGAAGATCGAACAGGTGACGAAGTTGTACGGCCCTTCATGGCACGAAAAGACGAAGATGGGGACGCCGACGATGGGCGGCATCGTCTTCATCCCCGTGCTGCTGCTCGCCGTTCCCCTGATAGTGATGATGGACGCCGAATTTTCCCCGCTTTACGCGGCGCAGGTCGTCTCCTATCCGGTGCTTGCGGCGGCGGTCGGCTTCGTAGACGACTGGCTCAAATACAGCCGCCATTCAAGCGACGGCCTCAAGAGCCTGCAGAAGCTTGCGCTGCAGGTCGCCGTCACCCTGCCGTGGGCGCTGTGGGTCTCGCAGCCGCCGTTCTTCATCTTCCCCGGCCTTGAAGTCTCGCATATTTCCTATGTCGCGCTGGTGACCTTTATCGGCGTCGGCCTTCAGAACGCGGTGAACGTAACGGACGGCCTCGACGGCCTGGCCGCTGGCTGCGCCCTGATCTCTTTTATGTGCGCGCTCTCTTTCATCGACGGAGGGCCTACCATGATGCTCGTCATCGCCGCGGCCTGCGGCATCTGCCTCGGCTTTCTCTGGCACAACACAAACCCCGCCTCGGTATTTATGGGCGACGTCGGCGCGCACTTTCTCGCGGGGCTGCTGCTCTCCATCTGCCTCAATTCCGGCGTCGTCATATTCGTGGTCCCGCTGGGCTTCTTCTTTGGGGTGGAGATATTGTCGGTCACGATCCAGATCATCGCGATCAGGTGCTTTCACCGCAAGGTCTTCAAGATGAGCCCGATACATCATCATTTTGAGATGTCCGGCTGGAAAGAGACGCAGATAGTAACGCGTTTCTGGGTGATGCATATTATTGGCATCTGTGTTTTGATGAGCCTCTTATTTTATTTTGCACTTCGGAATTTTTGA
- the murD gene encoding UDP-N-acetylmuramoyl-L-alanine--D-glutamate ligase, protein MMTENMQLAGRRISVVGAGVSGRALAELAAGLGAEVFVSDVKEPDAAVTKAFAKKWIKWEGGGNTERVLEADEILVSSGVSPKAPILEAAAAKGITVTGELDFVSPYLSGIVIGVTGSNGKTTTTSMIGYYLERLGYSVMTGGNIGNAVARAAGKEYDFIVLELSSFQLCWAKKFICDLAVVTNLAPDHIDWHGSYENYVAAKANLVNCLAPGGAVIYQERDEEALNIAAREEIVRYPLRWGEDDPHKRGLYLDDGVRASWINGGGCRMKRRLFFFDDVKLLGRHNLENTAMALGVLALFNMPELSPELIASYVPPKHRCAFAGKTRGVTFVDDSKGTNVAATVTAMTSLPGAKVIILGGQGKGEDYAPLAEAVRENTRAAVLLGSEKEKIAAALSAAGVSGCRLVNDMEEAVKTAYSLASEGDTVLLSPACTSWDMYPSYNVRGDHFCAIVKEIIKSEE, encoded by the coding sequence ATGATGACGGAAAACATGCAGTTAGCTGGAAGACGGATATCGGTGGTTGGAGCGGGCGTCAGCGGACGCGCGCTTGCCGAGCTCGCGGCCGGGCTCGGCGCGGAGGTATTCGTCTCTGATGTAAAAGAGCCGGACGCCGCGGTAACCAAGGCATTTGCGAAGAAGTGGATAAAATGGGAGGGCGGAGGCAATACGGAACGCGTGCTTGAGGCGGACGAGATATTGGTCAGCTCGGGCGTATCGCCGAAAGCCCCGATACTTGAGGCGGCCGCCGCTAAGGGCATTACGGTGACGGGCGAACTTGATTTCGTCTCGCCCTATCTTTCCGGGATCGTGATAGGCGTCACCGGGAGCAACGGCAAGACGACCACCACCTCAATGATAGGTTACTACCTTGAGCGGCTCGGCTATTCCGTAATGACTGGCGGCAATATCGGCAACGCCGTCGCCCGCGCGGCGGGAAAAGAGTACGACTTTATCGTTCTTGAACTCTCCAGCTTCCAGCTCTGCTGGGCGAAGAAATTTATCTGCGACCTCGCCGTGGTGACGAACCTCGCCCCCGATCATATCGACTGGCACGGCTCCTATGAAAATTACGTCGCGGCAAAGGCCAATCTCGTCAATTGCCTCGCGCCTGGCGGGGCCGTGATATACCAGGAGCGTGACGAAGAGGCGCTGAATATAGCGGCCAGAGAGGAGATCGTGAGATATCCGCTCCGCTGGGGCGAAGATGATCCGCACAAGAGGGGGCTCTACCTTGACGACGGGGTGCGCGCCTCCTGGATAAACGGCGGCGGCTGCCGCATGAAGCGCCGCCTTTTCTTCTTCGACGACGTGAAGCTGCTGGGCAGGCATAACCTCGAAAATACGGCGATGGCTCTGGGGGTGCTCGCGCTTTTCAATATGCCGGAGCTTTCTCCCGAACTTATCGCATCATACGTGCCGCCTAAGCACCGCTGTGCCTTTGCGGGAAAAACGCGCGGCGTGACATTCGTCGACGACTCCAAAGGAACCAACGTGGCGGCGACCGTTACCGCGATGACATCTTTGCCCGGCGCGAAGGTCATCATCCTTGGCGGCCAGGGCAAGGGAGAGGATTACGCTCCGTTGGCCGAGGCGGTCAGGGAGAATACGCGCGCGGCGGTGCTGCTCGGTTCCGAAAAAGAGAAGATAGCCGCGGCCCTTTCCGCGGCCGGGGTTTCCGGCTGCCGGCTCGTCAACGACATGGAGGAGGCCGTCAAAACGGCATACAGCCTTGCCTCCGAGGGAGACACGGTCCTTTTGTCGCCGGCCTGTACCAGCTGGGATATGTATCCGAGCTACAACGTCCGCGGAGACCATTTCTGCGCGATCGTAAAAGAGATAATAAAGTCAGAGGAATAA
- a CDS encoding FtsW/RodA/SpoVE family cell cycle protein, whose product MEPRLDGLPDNRYKANPFIWVIPLILSGIGILMITSTTSPTSFLYTGTPFQMGIKQLQWLGIAMLGMFFVYSVPVRIWYRFSGPLLIFMWLLAWLPLVPGVGEAIGGARRWIRLPGLGVSLQPGELLCLAVALHLAKLLSRDAERDPLKSFVHTIILVVLAVLPLLAQPDLGTTILIFTVSMGMYVEKIGWRYPVIAGGVLGGVIFPLLILIEPYRMRRVTAFLDPWQDPLNKGFQAIQGLIAFANGGLWGSGLGHGFQKLNYLPAAYTDFIYAAVGEELGLVGTLCILGLFAFWLMQTRASYFRTGDPFKSSLIWGISLTVLLPLVINVAGVTKMIPLTGMPLPFISYGGTSLVTMWSRVGLMLRLEKDSWLEDDENDGI is encoded by the coding sequence ATGGAACCGAGGCTCGATGGCTTGCCGGACAACAGATACAAGGCAAATCCATTTATATGGGTGATCCCGCTGATACTCAGCGGGATCGGCATCCTGATGATCACCTCCACCACGAGCCCGACCTCGTTCCTCTATACCGGCACCCCCTTCCAGATGGGGATAAAGCAGCTTCAGTGGCTGGGGATCGCGATGCTGGGGATGTTCTTCGTCTATTCGGTGCCGGTGCGGATATGGTACCGCTTTTCCGGCCCTCTGCTTATCTTTATGTGGCTGCTGGCGTGGCTGCCGCTCGTGCCGGGAGTTGGGGAGGCCATCGGCGGCGCGCGGAGGTGGATACGGCTGCCGGGGCTCGGCGTCTCGCTGCAGCCGGGAGAGCTTCTCTGCCTCGCCGTCGCGCTGCACCTCGCGAAGCTGCTCTCACGCGACGCGGAGCGTGATCCGCTCAAGAGTTTTGTACACACGATCATCCTCGTCGTACTCGCGGTGCTGCCTCTACTCGCGCAGCCCGACCTTGGCACGACGATCTTGATATTCACCGTCTCGATGGGCATGTATGTCGAAAAGATCGGCTGGCGTTATCCGGTGATCGCGGGCGGCGTTCTCGGCGGCGTGATATTCCCGCTGCTTATACTGATCGAGCCATACCGGATGAGGCGCGTCACGGCCTTCCTTGACCCCTGGCAGGACCCGCTGAACAAGGGCTTTCAGGCCATACAGGGGCTGATCGCCTTCGCCAACGGCGGACTGTGGGGCTCCGGGCTTGGTCACGGCTTTCAGAAACTCAACTATCTGCCCGCCGCCTATACCGACTTTATCTACGCGGCGGTGGGCGAGGAGCTCGGCCTTGTCGGCACCCTCTGCATACTCGGGCTGTTTGCGTTTTGGCTCATGCAGACCCGCGCGAGCTACTTCCGCACCGGCGACCCGTTTAAATCGTCGCTGATCTGGGGGATTTCGCTGACGGTGCTCCTGCCCCTCGTGATAAATGTCGCGGGAGTCACGAAGATGATACCGCTGACGGGAATGCCGCTGCCTTTCATCAGCTACGGAGGCACCTCGCTCGTCACCATGTGGTCGCGCGTCGGCCTCATGCTGCGCCTGGAAAAGGACAGTTGGCTGGAGGATGATGAAAATGACGGAATATAA